A stretch of the Proteus sp. ZN5 genome encodes the following:
- the aceA gene encoding isocitrate lyase: MTISRSEQIAQLEKEWEQPRWKGITRPYSAEDVIKLRGSVNPEHTLARRGAQRLWSSLNGKSKKGYVNALGALTGGQALQQAKAGLEAVYLSGWQVAADANTAASMYPDQSLYPVDSVPNVVQRINNTFRRADQIQWSNGIGPQHKDYIDFFLPIVADAEAGFGGVLNAFELMKAMIEAGAAGVHFEDQLAAVKKCGHMGGKVLVPTQEAVQKLVAARLAADVSDVPTLLVARTDADAADLLTSDCDPYDSSFLTGERTPEGFFCTHAGIDQAISRGLAYAPYADLVWCETSLPDLKMAAKFAEAIHDKYPGKMLAYNCSPSFNWKKNLDDRTIAHFQDELSAMGYKFQFITLAGIHSMWFNMFDLAHDYAKGEGMKHYVEKVQEKEFAALNQGYTFSSHQQEVGTGYFDKVTTIIQGGMSSVTALTGSTEEQQF, encoded by the coding sequence ATGACTATTAGTAGATCAGAGCAAATCGCCCAATTAGAGAAAGAGTGGGAACAACCGCGCTGGAAAGGCATTACTCGTCCTTATAGCGCTGAAGATGTCATTAAATTAAGAGGTTCGGTTAACCCAGAACATACCTTAGCAAGACGTGGCGCTCAAAGGCTTTGGTCATCATTAAATGGAAAATCGAAGAAAGGCTATGTTAATGCATTAGGTGCTTTAACAGGTGGACAAGCGTTGCAACAGGCCAAAGCAGGATTAGAAGCTGTTTATCTTTCAGGCTGGCAAGTAGCAGCTGATGCTAACACAGCTGCAAGTATGTATCCTGACCAGTCTTTATATCCGGTTGATTCTGTTCCTAATGTTGTTCAACGTATCAATAATACGTTTAGACGAGCTGATCAAATTCAGTGGTCAAATGGTATTGGTCCTCAACATAAAGATTATATTGATTTTTTCCTTCCCATTGTGGCTGATGCTGAAGCAGGTTTTGGAGGCGTATTAAATGCCTTTGAATTAATGAAAGCGATGATTGAAGCTGGAGCGGCAGGTGTTCACTTTGAAGATCAGTTAGCTGCAGTAAAAAAATGCGGACATATGGGAGGAAAAGTATTAGTTCCAACCCAAGAAGCGGTACAAAAGCTGGTCGCTGCGCGTTTAGCTGCGGATGTGTCTGATGTGCCTACATTACTTGTTGCGAGAACAGATGCCGATGCCGCCGATCTTTTAACTTCAGATTGTGATCCTTATGATAGCTCATTCTTAACAGGCGAACGCACGCCTGAAGGTTTCTTCTGTACTCATGCGGGGATTGATCAAGCTATTAGCCGTGGCCTTGCTTATGCGCCTTATGCCGATTTGGTGTGGTGTGAGACATCACTCCCTGATCTGAAAATGGCGGCGAAGTTTGCAGAAGCTATTCATGATAAATATCCCGGAAAAATGCTGGCTTATAACTGTTCACCTTCTTTTAACTGGAAAAAGAATCTTGATGATCGCACGATTGCGCATTTCCAAGATGAGCTTTCTGCGATGGGCTATAAATTCCAGTTTATTACTTTAGCGGGCATTCACAGCATGTGGTTCAACATGTTTGATCTGGCACATGATTATGCCAAGGGCGAAGGTATGAAACATTATGTTGAGAAGGTACAAGAAAAAGAGTTTGCGGCACTTAATCAAGGCTATACCTTTTCATCGCATCAACAAGAGGTGGGAACCGGATATTTTGATAAAGTAACGACGATTATTCAAGGTGGTATGTCTTCTGTAACAGCATTAACAGGCTCGACAGAAGAGCAACAATTCTAA
- the aceK gene encoding bifunctional isocitrate dehydrogenase kinase/phosphatase produces MTPEDLIAQTILQGFDAQYGRFLEITSGAQYRFEQADWHGVQIAMKERIRLYDNHVGLVVEQLKCIRHDIDKESLFLQKVKENYTQLLPNYPRFEIAESFFNSVYCRLFYHRELNKKNLFVFSSQPAYRFTQAPRPLSKQFVIQSDLPTLMQDILSRLPLRLPWQNKQRDIHSICNVLTAQFSSEQLHNAVFHIANELFYRNKAAWLIGKIVINEQYIPFLLPIHNVEQQLLIDTCLISADEASIVFGFARSYFMVYAPFPAALVAWLRDILPGKSIAELYMSIGCQKHGKTEYYREYLAFMNFSSEQFIEAPGVKGMVMLVFTLPTYDRVFKVIKDKFAPQKTITAERVKECYQLVKEHDRVGRMADTQEFENFVIDKKRISPELMAILEQEISNKLEDLGDKILIRHLYMERRMIPLNIYMEQCDENQLKAVVEDYGQALKELIAANIFPGDMLFKNFGVTRHHRVIFYDYDEISYMTDMNFRAIPPARYPEDELASEPWYSVALNDVFPEEFRYFLCSDKRVCHYFEAQHRELLSPEYWQQQQQKIKEGYIEDVYAYSQTKRFT; encoded by the coding sequence ATGACGCCAGAAGATTTGATTGCTCAAACAATTTTACAAGGCTTTGATGCCCAATATGGTCGCTTTCTTGAGATAACGTCAGGGGCACAATATCGTTTTGAGCAAGCAGATTGGCATGGTGTTCAAATTGCGATGAAAGAGCGCATCCGTTTATACGACAATCATGTTGGATTAGTGGTTGAGCAACTAAAATGTATTCGACATGATATTGACAAAGAAAGTCTTTTTCTACAAAAGGTGAAAGAGAATTATACGCAATTATTACCCAATTACCCTCGATTTGAGATTGCCGAAAGCTTTTTTAATTCTGTTTATTGTCGTCTGTTTTACCATCGTGAATTGAATAAAAAGAATCTTTTTGTTTTCTCATCACAACCAGCTTATCGCTTTACACAAGCACCTCGACCATTATCAAAGCAGTTTGTTATTCAGAGTGATTTACCGACATTAATGCAAGATATCTTATCACGCTTACCTTTACGGTTACCGTGGCAAAATAAACAACGCGATATTCACTCTATTTGTAATGTACTTACTGCTCAGTTCTCTTCTGAACAATTGCACAATGCGGTATTTCATATTGCAAACGAACTCTTTTATCGTAATAAAGCGGCTTGGTTGATAGGAAAAATAGTGATTAATGAGCAATATATTCCGTTCTTATTACCCATTCATAATGTTGAGCAACAGTTACTGATTGATACTTGCCTTATCTCTGCGGATGAAGCGAGTATTGTCTTTGGTTTTGCTCGTTCTTATTTTATGGTTTATGCCCCATTTCCCGCGGCATTAGTTGCTTGGCTAAGAGATATATTACCGGGTAAATCTATCGCTGAGCTTTATATGTCTATTGGATGCCAAAAGCATGGTAAAACAGAATATTACCGTGAATATCTTGCCTTTATGAATTTTTCATCAGAGCAATTTATTGAAGCTCCTGGGGTAAAAGGTATGGTGATGTTGGTCTTTACATTACCAACTTATGATCGTGTTTTTAAAGTGATCAAAGATAAGTTTGCCCCACAGAAAACGATCACAGCAGAGCGAGTAAAAGAGTGCTATCAATTGGTTAAAGAGCATGATCGTGTTGGACGAATGGCGGATACCCAAGAATTTGAGAATTTTGTGATCGATAAGAAAAGAATTAGCCCTGAATTAATGGCGATCCTTGAACAAGAGATCTCCAATAAGTTGGAAGATCTAGGTGATAAAATATTGATCCGCCATCTTTATATGGAACGTAGAATGATACCGCTCAATATCTATATGGAGCAGTGCGATGAAAATCAACTTAAAGCGGTTGTTGAAGATTATGGGCAAGCGTTAAAAGAGCTTATTGCGGCGAATATTTTTCCCGGCGATATGCTGTTTAAAAACTTTGGTGTGACACGGCACCATCGTGTGATTTTCTATGATTATGATGAAATCAGTTATATGACAGATATGAATTTTCGCGCTATCCCACCAGCTCGTTATCCTGAAGATGAATTAGCGAGCGAGCCTTGGTATAGCGTTGCGCTCAATGATGTATTTCCTGAAGAATTTCGCTATTTTCTATGTAGTGATAAGCGAGTTTGCCACTATTTTGAAGCTCAACATCGTGAGCTTTTATCTCCAGAATATTGGCAACAACAACAGCAAAAAATTAAAGAAGGGTATATCGAAGATGTTTATGCCTATTCTCAAACTAAGCGATTTACTTAA
- a CDS encoding bifunctional 4-hydroxy-2-oxoglutarate aldolase/2-dehydro-3-deoxy-phosphogluconate aldolase — translation MDHWNTSAESVLKSGPVVPVIVINHIDDAVPVAKALVAGGVKVLEVTLRTECAIEAIRRIAKEVPEAIVGAGTVINPQQLAQVTEAGAQFAISPGLTEALLKSAVAGTIPLIPGISTVSELMLGMSYGLNEFKFFPAEANGGVKALKAIAGPFSKVRFCPTGGISPENYRNYLALESVLCIGGSWLVPNDAVKAGDFQRITELAKEAVAGTQR, via the coding sequence ATGGATCATTGGAATACAAGTGCAGAGTCTGTACTAAAATCAGGGCCTGTTGTTCCTGTTATTGTTATCAACCATATTGATGATGCCGTCCCTGTTGCAAAAGCTTTAGTCGCCGGTGGTGTAAAAGTTTTAGAAGTGACATTACGTACAGAATGCGCAATTGAGGCGATCCGCCGTATCGCCAAAGAAGTTCCTGAAGCAATTGTGGGCGCAGGTACAGTAATTAATCCTCAACAATTAGCGCAAGTCACTGAAGCAGGTGCTCAATTTGCTATCAGCCCAGGATTAACAGAAGCGTTACTCAAATCAGCCGTTGCGGGAACTATTCCTTTAATTCCGGGTATTTCGACAGTGTCTGAATTAATGCTGGGAATGAGCTACGGGTTAAATGAATTTAAATTTTTCCCAGCGGAAGCTAATGGTGGTGTGAAGGCATTAAAAGCAATTGCAGGACCATTCTCAAAAGTCCGTTTCTGCCCAACTGGTGGAATTTCACCAGAAAACTACCGTAATTACCTCGCACTTGAAAGTGTGCTTTGTATTGGTGGCTCTTGGTTAGTGCCTAACGATGCAGTGAAAGCCGGTGATTTCCAACGTATTACTGAATTAGCTAAAGAAGCCGTTGCTGGCACTCAGCGTTAA
- the edd gene encoding phosphogluconate dehydratase, whose amino-acid sequence MNPKNHDPIQNDFVPLNETVKQVTERIIARSQATRRAYLNKIETAKSQTVHRAQLACGNLAHGFAACQAEDKKRLKNMVHNDIAIITAYNDMLSAHKPYEDYPQKIKTALHAVGAVGQVAGGVPAMCDGVTQGQDGMELSLLSRDIIAMSAAVGLSHNMFDGALYLGICDKIVPGLTMAALSFGHLPAIFVPAGPMTSGLPNKEKVRIRQLYAEGKVDRNALLEAEAASYHSIGTCTFYGTANSNQMVMEMMGLHLPGASFVHPDTPLRDALTDAAANQIVRLTENSGNYLPIGQLVDEKVIVNGIIALLTTGGSTNLTMHLVAMARAAGIIINWDDFSELSQVVPLIARIYPNGPADINQFQAAGGIALIIRELLKKGLIHRDVNTVAGFGIERYTLEPWLNDGKLDWREGAISSLDKDVIADINTPFSSHGGTQVMQGNLGRAVMKTSAVPDENKIIEAPAVVFNSQHDIAAKFETGELNKDCVVVVRYQGPQANGMPELHKLMPPLGVLMDKGYKVALVTDGRLSGASGKVPAAIHVTPEAVNGGLLSKVCDGDIIRVNGKTGELTLLVDEQTLNARQDEIPDLSANNTGCGRELFVNLRRHLSGAEQGACCIDF is encoded by the coding sequence ATGAACCCTAAAAATCATGATCCAATTCAGAACGACTTTGTCCCCCTTAACGAGACAGTAAAACAAGTGACTGAGCGTATTATTGCTCGTTCACAAGCGACTCGTCGTGCTTATCTGAACAAAATTGAAACAGCCAAAAGCCAAACCGTGCATCGTGCTCAATTGGCTTGCGGTAATTTGGCTCATGGTTTCGCAGCTTGTCAGGCAGAAGATAAAAAGCGTCTGAAAAATATGGTTCATAATGATATTGCCATTATCACTGCTTACAATGATATGTTATCGGCTCATAAGCCGTATGAAGATTATCCTCAAAAAATTAAAACAGCATTACATGCTGTTGGTGCAGTAGGGCAAGTAGCCGGCGGTGTTCCTGCAATGTGCGATGGTGTTACTCAGGGTCAAGATGGTATGGAGTTGTCGCTCCTTAGTCGTGATATTATCGCAATGTCTGCTGCGGTCGGTTTGTCTCATAATATGTTTGATGGCGCACTCTATTTAGGGATCTGCGATAAAATTGTTCCTGGGCTGACTATGGCTGCTCTCTCTTTTGGTCATCTTCCTGCTATTTTTGTTCCAGCAGGCCCTATGACTAGTGGTTTACCGAATAAAGAAAAAGTTCGTATTCGCCAACTTTATGCCGAAGGTAAGGTTGATCGTAATGCTTTGTTAGAAGCTGAAGCAGCGTCTTATCATAGCATTGGAACCTGTACTTTTTATGGTACAGCGAACTCTAATCAAATGGTCATGGAAATGATGGGATTACATTTACCCGGTGCTTCTTTTGTCCATCCAGATACACCACTACGTGATGCATTAACTGATGCGGCGGCAAATCAGATTGTGCGATTAACAGAAAACTCAGGTAATTATCTTCCTATTGGTCAGTTAGTCGATGAAAAAGTCATTGTTAATGGCATTATTGCGCTGCTAACGACAGGGGGATCAACTAATCTAACTATGCACTTAGTCGCAATGGCACGCGCGGCGGGTATTATTATTAATTGGGATGATTTTTCTGAACTGTCGCAAGTTGTTCCGCTTATTGCACGCATTTATCCAAATGGTCCTGCCGATATTAATCAATTTCAAGCAGCCGGTGGTATTGCACTAATTATTCGCGAACTACTGAAAAAAGGCTTAATTCATCGCGATGTGAACACTGTTGCAGGATTTGGTATTGAGCGTTATACCTTAGAGCCTTGGTTAAATGACGGTAAACTTGATTGGCGTGAAGGCGCTATAAGCTCTTTAGATAAAGATGTGATTGCGGATATTAATACCCCATTCTCATCACATGGTGGCACACAAGTGATGCAAGGTAATTTAGGTAGAGCCGTAATGAAAACCTCTGCGGTACCTGATGAAAATAAAATCATCGAAGCGCCTGCTGTTGTGTTTAATAGCCAACATGATATTGCTGCTAAGTTTGAAACTGGTGAGCTAAATAAAGATTGTGTGGTTGTTGTACGTTATCAAGGACCACAAGCGAATGGTATGCCTGAATTACATAAACTTATGCCACCTTTAGGCGTATTAATGGATAAAGGCTATAAAGTAGCATTAGTTACAGATGGTCGACTTTCAGGGGCTTCAGGTAAAGTACCTGCCGCAATTCATGTTACTCCAGAAGCTGTAAATGGTGGTTTACTATCCAAAGTATGTGATGGTGATATCATTCGCGTTAATGGTAAAACAGGTGAGTTAACGTTGCTTGTTGATGAGCAAACATTAAATGCTCGCCAAGATGAAATTCCTGATTTAAGTGCCAATAATACAGGCTGTGGTCGTGAGTTATTCGTTAATTTACGCCGTCATTTATCAGGTGCTGAACAAGGTGCTTGTTGCATTGATTTTTAA
- the iclR gene encoding glyoxylate bypass operon transcriptional repressor IclR — MTVSPTNKKVRKTKTTATQSTAQGGPVQSLSRGLTLLEYISESPGGIALTDLAFQAGLPNSTTHRLLTTLQQHGFVRQVGDLGLWVVGTHAFIVGSSFLQTRNLLVMVHPILRQLMEDSGETVNLAILDQIEFDAVIVDQVQCNALMRMSAPIGGKLPMHASGAGKAFLSTLPENKLLPLLQKKGLMAYTPHTRTLPSSLKENLEQARKQGFSFDDEEHALGLRCIGACIYDEHHQPFAAISLSGPVSRMTDSRITELGAMVIKAAKQISREYGGVKS; from the coding sequence ATGACAGTTTCCCCTACAAATAAAAAAGTGCGTAAGACGAAAACAACTGCCACTCAAAGCACCGCACAAGGAGGCCCTGTTCAGTCATTAAGTCGTGGACTGACATTATTGGAATATATTTCCGAATCTCCGGGTGGTATCGCCCTAACAGATCTTGCCTTTCAAGCTGGATTACCTAATTCCACAACACACCGCCTACTCACCACACTTCAACAGCATGGTTTTGTCCGCCAAGTCGGGGATTTAGGCTTATGGGTTGTAGGAACACACGCCTTTATTGTTGGCAGTAGCTTTCTACAAACCCGTAATCTTTTGGTCATGGTGCATCCTATTTTACGTCAATTGATGGAAGACTCTGGCGAAACCGTTAATCTGGCAATTCTTGACCAAATTGAATTTGATGCGGTGATTGTCGATCAAGTGCAATGTAATGCACTAATGAGAATGTCTGCCCCTATTGGCGGTAAATTACCAATGCATGCATCTGGTGCAGGTAAAGCATTCCTTTCTACTTTGCCAGAAAATAAATTACTGCCGTTGCTCCAGAAAAAAGGCTTAATGGCTTATACACCTCACACCCGAACACTCCCTTCATCTCTAAAAGAAAACTTAGAACAAGCTCGTAAACAAGGTTTTTCTTTCGATGATGAAGAGCATGCTTTAGGCCTTCGCTGTATTGGTGCTTGTATTTATGATGAACACCACCAGCCTTTTGCGGCTATTTCACTTTCCGGTCCAGTTTCTAGAATGACCGATTCACGTATTACTGAATTAGGTGCGATGGTTATCAAAGCGGCAAAACAAATTAGCCGTGAATACGGTGGCGTAAAAAGCTAA
- the metH gene encoding methionine synthase yields the protein MANIKQQLVEALGKRILVLDGAMGTMIQQYQLTEADYRGERFADWDCDVKGNNDLLVLTQPQIIADIHDAYFQAGADIVETNTFNSTSIAMADYHMESLCFELNEEAAKLAKACADKWSALTPDKPRYVAGVLGPTNRTASISPDVNDPAFRNVSFDKLVEAYREATRGLIKGGADLIMVETIFDTLNAKAAIFAIKCEFESLNIELPVMISGTITDASGRTLTGQTTEAFYHSLRHADALSFGLNCALGPKELRQYIQTLSQISETYVSAHPNAGLPNAFGGYDLDAQEMAEQIKEWAQAGFLNIVGGCCGTTPAHILAISQAVEGITPRVLPSLKKACRLSGLEPLIIDENSLFVNVGERTNVTGSAKFKRLIKEGNYQEALDVARQQVENGAQIIDINMDEGMLDAVEAMTRFLNLIAGEPDIAKVPVMIDSSKWEVIEEGLKCIQGKGIVNSISMKEGEIPFLEHAKLVRKYGAAVVVMAFDEVGQADTRERKIEICRRAYQLLTEQAGFPPEDIIFDPNIFAVATGIAEHNNYAVDFIEVCADIKSQLPYALISGGVSNVSFSFRGNDPVREAIHSVFLYYAVKNGMDMGIVNAGQLTIYDSLPDELRNAVEDVILNRHEESTDNLLALAERYRGTKSDEQNHQLAEWRQWDVEKRLEYALVKGITEFIVEDTEACRQQASSPIEVIEGPLMNGMNTVGDLFGEGKMFLPQVVKSARVMKQAVAYLEPYIQASKQAGSSAGKILLATVKGDVHDIGKNIVGVVLQCNNYEIIDLGVMVPCDKILQTAIDEKVDIIGLSGLITPSLDEMVNVAKEMERRGFSLPLMIGGATTSKAHTAVKIEPNYSHPTVYVQNASRTVGVVAALLSETQKADFVAKTRREYEVVRQQYARKKPRTPPVSLAVARNNALHIDWQNYTPPKPNQLGVQEITASIEILREYIDWTPFFMTWSLAGKYPRILEDDVVGEEAKRVFADANTMLDKLSREKLLTPKGIMGIFPANRLGDDIVIYQDESRQQVLLQSCHLRQQTEKNDFPNYCLADFIAPVESGVADYFGAFAVTGGLEEDTLANAYDNAHDDYNKIMVKALSDRLAEAFAEYLHQQVRTNIWGYSPDESLSNDELIREKYQGTRPAPGYPACPEHTEKAKIWQLLDVENRIGMKLTDAYAMWPGASVSGWYFSHPESKYFAVAQIQKDQVEDYAKRRGMSISEVERWLAPNLGYES from the coding sequence GTGGCAAACATAAAACAACAACTAGTGGAAGCATTAGGAAAACGCATCTTAGTACTTGATGGCGCAATGGGTACGATGATCCAGCAATATCAACTTACAGAAGCCGATTATCGAGGTGAGCGTTTTGCTGATTGGGATTGTGATGTTAAAGGGAATAATGATCTTTTAGTCTTAACACAACCTCAGATTATTGCAGATATACATGATGCATATTTTCAGGCTGGTGCTGATATTGTTGAAACTAATACTTTTAACTCAACATCCATTGCGATGGCTGATTATCACATGGAGTCGCTCTGTTTTGAGCTGAACGAAGAGGCGGCAAAATTAGCGAAAGCCTGTGCAGACAAATGGAGTGCCTTAACACCGGATAAACCTCGCTATGTAGCGGGCGTTTTGGGGCCAACAAATAGAACCGCATCCATATCTCCTGACGTTAACGATCCCGCTTTTCGTAATGTTTCATTTGATAAGCTGGTGGAAGCTTATCGAGAAGCAACGCGCGGATTAATTAAAGGCGGTGCTGATTTAATTATGGTCGAAACTATTTTCGACACACTAAATGCGAAAGCGGCTATTTTTGCCATTAAATGTGAATTCGAATCGCTCAATATTGAATTACCTGTGATGATCTCTGGCACCATTACAGATGCTTCAGGAAGAACCTTAACAGGTCAAACAACAGAAGCGTTTTACCATTCTTTACGCCATGCAGATGCGCTCTCATTTGGTTTAAACTGCGCGTTAGGCCCTAAAGAATTACGCCAATATATTCAAACACTCTCACAAATTTCTGAAACTTATGTCAGTGCTCACCCTAATGCGGGTTTGCCTAACGCATTTGGAGGCTATGATTTAGATGCCCAAGAAATGGCAGAGCAAATTAAAGAGTGGGCACAAGCGGGTTTTCTCAATATTGTCGGCGGATGCTGTGGAACAACGCCTGCACATATTCTCGCTATTTCACAAGCAGTAGAAGGTATTACTCCTAGAGTATTACCTTCCTTGAAAAAAGCATGTCGTCTTTCAGGTCTTGAACCATTAATCATTGATGAAAATTCACTGTTTGTGAATGTGGGAGAACGCACTAATGTCACCGGCTCTGCTAAATTTAAGCGTTTGATAAAAGAAGGTAATTATCAAGAAGCGTTAGATGTTGCGCGCCAGCAAGTTGAAAATGGCGCTCAAATCATCGATATCAACATGGACGAAGGCATGTTAGATGCTGTTGAAGCCATGACGCGTTTTCTTAACCTTATTGCTGGTGAGCCTGATATTGCCAAAGTTCCGGTGATGATTGACTCCTCTAAATGGGAAGTGATTGAAGAAGGCTTAAAATGCATTCAAGGCAAAGGAATTGTTAACTCCATTTCGATGAAAGAAGGCGAAATACCGTTTCTTGAACATGCTAAATTGGTACGTAAATACGGTGCTGCTGTTGTCGTTATGGCGTTTGATGAAGTCGGACAAGCTGATACTCGAGAGCGTAAAATTGAAATTTGTCGTCGAGCTTATCAGTTATTAACAGAGCAAGCCGGTTTTCCACCTGAAGATATTATTTTTGATCCTAATATATTTGCTGTCGCTACAGGAATTGCAGAGCATAATAATTATGCCGTTGATTTTATTGAAGTCTGCGCAGATATTAAATCTCAACTACCTTATGCCTTAATTTCTGGCGGGGTATCTAACGTTTCATTCTCATTTCGGGGTAACGATCCTGTTCGTGAAGCAATTCACTCTGTTTTTCTTTATTACGCTGTAAAAAATGGCATGGATATGGGGATTGTAAATGCAGGGCAACTTACCATTTACGACTCATTGCCAGATGAACTGCGTAATGCGGTTGAGGATGTTATTTTAAATCGTCATGAAGAAAGTACAGACAATTTACTCGCGTTGGCGGAGCGTTATCGCGGAACAAAAAGTGATGAACAAAACCATCAATTGGCTGAATGGCGACAATGGGATGTAGAGAAACGTCTAGAGTATGCTTTAGTTAAAGGGATCACCGAATTTATTGTTGAAGATACAGAAGCGTGTCGCCAACAAGCATCAAGCCCGATTGAAGTGATTGAAGGGCCATTGATGAATGGCATGAATACAGTGGGTGATCTGTTTGGCGAAGGCAAAATGTTTTTGCCTCAAGTTGTGAAATCAGCAAGAGTGATGAAACAAGCCGTTGCTTATCTTGAACCTTATATTCAGGCCTCCAAGCAAGCAGGCTCTTCTGCGGGTAAAATCTTACTGGCTACGGTAAAAGGTGATGTTCACGATATTGGTAAAAATATTGTGGGTGTTGTTTTGCAGTGTAATAACTATGAAATCATCGATCTTGGTGTGATGGTACCTTGCGACAAGATCCTGCAAACCGCGATTGATGAAAAAGTCGATATTATTGGCCTTTCAGGGCTGATCACGCCATCACTTGATGAGATGGTGAATGTTGCTAAAGAGATGGAAAGACGCGGTTTTTCTTTACCCTTAATGATTGGTGGAGCAACAACCTCTAAAGCGCATACCGCAGTAAAAATAGAGCCAAATTACAGCCATCCTACCGTTTATGTACAAAATGCATCAAGAACTGTAGGTGTCGTTGCTGCACTATTATCTGAAACACAAAAAGCCGATTTTGTTGCTAAAACGCGTCGTGAATATGAAGTTGTACGCCAGCAATATGCCAGAAAAAAACCGCGTACTCCTCCTGTTTCTTTAGCGGTTGCGCGAAATAATGCGCTACACATTGATTGGCAAAATTACACGCCGCCAAAGCCCAATCAATTAGGCGTGCAGGAAATTACTGCCAGCATCGAAATATTGCGTGAATATATCGATTGGACGCCTTTCTTTATGACGTGGTCTTTGGCGGGTAAATATCCTCGTATTTTAGAAGATGACGTGGTTGGTGAAGAAGCAAAACGTGTATTTGCTGATGCAAATACAATGCTGGATAAATTAAGCCGTGAAAAATTATTAACACCTAAAGGAATTATGGGGATCTTCCCTGCCAATCGTCTGGGTGATGATATTGTGATTTATCAAGATGAAAGTCGCCAACAAGTGCTTTTGCAAAGCTGTCATTTACGTCAACAAACTGAGAAAAATGACTTCCCTAATTACTGTTTAGCCGATTTTATTGCACCTGTTGAAAGTGGTGTTGCTGATTATTTTGGTGCTTTTGCCGTCACAGGGGGATTAGAAGAAGATACTCTCGCGAATGCTTATGATAATGCCCATGATGATTACAATAAAATCATGGTAAAAGCGTTATCAGATAGACTAGCAGAAGCATTTGCGGAATACCTTCATCAACAAGTGAGAACAAATATTTGGGGTTATAGCCCTGATGAGAGCCTCTCTAATGACGAACTTATTCGAGAAAAATATCAAGGAACGCGACCTGCGCCGGGATATCCGGCCTGTCCTGAACACACAGAAAAAGCCAAAATTTGGCAATTACTTGATGTTGAAAATCGCA